Within the [Enterobacter] lignolyticus SCF1 genome, the region TGCACATGAGTGACACGATCCGCGTTGGATTAATCGGCTACGGCTATGCGAGTAAAACATTCCATGCCCCGCTAATCAGCGGGACGTCAGGGATGACGCTCGCGGCGGTGTCCAGCAGCGATGCGGCCAAAGTAAAGGCTGACTGGCCCGCCGTGGCGGTGGTGTCTGACCCCAGACACCTGTTCAACGATCCCGACATCGACCTTATTGTCATTCCGACGCCCAATGACACGCACTATCCGCTGGCGAAAGCGGCGCTGGAGGCCGGCAAGCACGTGGTGGTCGATAAACCGTTCACCGTGACACTGTCACAGGCCAGGGAGCTCGACAGCCTGGCGCACGGCGTCGGGCGGCTGCTGTCGGTGTTTCATAACCGCCGCTGGGACAGCGACTTTCTGACCATCAAGGCGCTGATCGCGGAAGGTGCGCTGGGCGAAATCACGTATTTCGAATCACATTTTGACCGCTACCGTCCGCAGGTGCGCAACCGCTGGCGCGAGCAGGGCGGCCCGGGCAGCGGTATCTGGTACGATTTGGGACCGCATCTGCTCGATCAGGCGGTGTCGCTGTTCGGCCTGCCGGTCAGCCTGACGGTGGATCTGGCGCAACTGCGGCCCGGGGCGCAGTCGACGGATTATTTTCATGCGGTGCTGGCCTACCCGCTGCGTCGCGTCGTGCTGCACGCCACGCTGCTGGCTGCCGCGGAGAGCGCGCGCTACATCGTGCACGGCTCCCGGGCGAGCTACGTAAAATATGGTCTCGATCCGCAGGAGGACCGGCTGAAAAGCGGGGAGCGCCCGCCGCTGGAGGACTGGGGCTACGACATGCGTGACGGGGTGGTGACCCGCGTAGAGGGGGAAGACCGCGTGGAAGAGACGTGGCTTACGGTGCCGGGAAATTATCCTGCCTATTATGCGGGGATCCGTGATGCGCTAAACGGCCACGCGGAGAACCCGGTGCCCGCCAGCCAGGCGATTCAGATAATGGAGCTGATTGAGCTGGGCCTCGAATCGGCGAAGCTTCGCGCCACGCAGTGTCTCACCCGCTAAAGAAAGCCGCTCACTGAGCGGCTTTCTCGTTATTACCCTTGCTGGACCCGGGCAATCAGCACCTGCTTCTCCTGCGGCGTCAGGAAGGCAATCTCCAGACCATTGATCTGCGCCTGGCGGATCTGCTCGCGGGAAAGCCCTGCGGCAGGGGCCGCAACGGTGTACTCGTGAATAATATCGATGCCCTGAACGGCCGGATCGTCGGTGTTGATGCTAGCCAGCACGCCGTGCTCAAGGAAGGTCTTCAGCGGATGCTGCGCCAGTGAGGCGACGGTGCTGGTCTGAATGTTGGAGGTCAGGCAGGACTCGATACCGATACGCTGTTCGGCCAGGAAGTCCATCAGCGCGCGATCTTCAACCGCTTTCACGCCGTGGCCGATGCGTTCGGCGCCGAGCTCGCGGATGGCCTGCCAGATGCTTTCCGGACCCGCCGCTTCACCGGCATGGACCGTGATATGCCAGCCAGCGTCGCGCGCGCGGTTAAAGTGGTTCAGGAACAGGCCGCCGGGGAAACCGAGCTCGTCACCCGCGAGGTCCAGCGCGGTGATGCTGTCGCGGTGCGCGAGCAGCGCCTCCAGCTCCTGGGTGCATGCCGCTTCGCCGAAGGTGCGGCTCATAATGCCGATAAGACGCGCTTCAACGCCGAATTCACGGCAGCCTTCACGAACCCCGGCAATGACGGCTTCAACCACGCCCGCGACCGGCAGGTGGTGCGTCATCGCCATATAGCCCGGTGAAAAGCGCAGTTCGACGTAGTGCAGGCCGTTGCGCGCGGCATCCTCGATGTTTTCGCGGGCGACGCGACGGCAGGCGTCGAGCGTGGCGAGCACCTTCACGCCCCAGTCCAGTTTGCTGAGGAAGCTGACCAGATCCGGTTCGCTGCTGGTGACCTGAACATGCGGCAGCAGGGCGTCCAGCGACGAGGCGGGTAACGCGATGTTATGCTGGCGGCCAAGATCCAGGATCGTTTGTGCGCGGATATTGCCATCAAGGTGGCGGTGAATGTCAGTTAAAGGCAGGTTGGTATCAATCATGGTCGCACTCTGAATTATTGTTAAAGTGCGGCCTATTATAAAAATAAAACGGGGTAAAAAGCTATTGCGCAACGCAAATAGGCGTTGCGCAATTATCGTCAGCGCAGAGCGTGAATGGCGTTGATCAGCCCCTGCACGCCGCGCTCCAGCTTGCTGCGCGGGCAACCGGCGTTGAGGCGAACAAAACCGTTGCCCTCTTCGCCATAGGTATATCCCGGCATGATGGCGACTTTTTGCTGCTCAATCAGCACTTTTTGCAGCAGGCGGTCGTCAATATTTAGCGGGCGAAGATCTATCCAGGCAAGGTAGGTCGACTGCGGCGGCTGCCAGCGCAGCTCAGGAAACGCGTGGTTCAGCGCCGTGGCGATGTAGTGCATATTCTCTTGCAGATAGTCGCGCAGGGCGTCCAGCCAGGGCTCTCCCTGCTGGTAGGCGGCGATATGGGCGACCAGCGCGGGGACCGACGGCGACGACAGACCGTCGCGGCCTTTCAGCGCGTGAAGGTAGTCGCTGCGCGCATCGGCAGCGCCAATCAGCCCCCAGGCGCCGGTCAGCGCCGGAATATTGAAGCTCTTCGAGCCGGAGGTGAACAGCGCCCAGTCGCCGCGCGCGACCTCGCACCACGGCGTATGCCGGTGAGCGCCCCAGACCATATCCATATGGATTTCATCGCTGATGACCCTCACGCCGTGCTTTTCACACAGCGCCGCCATGGTGCTGAGCTCATCGCGGGTCCACACTTTTCCGGTCGGGTTATGCGGGCTGCACAGCAGCAGAACGGTGTTTTGCGCATCGGACAGCACGCGTTCCAGCGCGTCCATGTCGCACATCCATCCTTCCGGCGTCTGATGCAGCGGCACGGCGGCGACCCGCCGCTGATTGCCCTCAATAGCGTTGAAGAAAGCGTCATAGGCTGGCGTATGCACGACCACGCCGTCGCCGGGCGAAGACCACTGGCGAATCATCTCTGAAACCATGTAGATAACCGAGGGGCCGTACACCACGCTCTCGGCGTCAATCACGCTGTTAAAGCGTCGGCTGAACCAGTGACGGATAGCGCCGAGGAATTCATCGTTCTTCCAGCGGCTGTAGCCGAACACACCGTGGGCGAGCCGCCGGGTGAGCGCGTCGAGCACGCACGGCGCGGTGGCAAAATCCATATCGGAGATGGTGAAGGGCAGCAGATCCGGCGCGCCAAAACGGTCCGCAACGTAATCCCATTGCGTACACCAGGTGCCGTGGCGGTCGACGACCGTCGAGAAGTCAAACATGGCAGCGTCCTTATCAGGAAACGGGGGAGATCCATTTTCCCCCTTCAGGGCGAAGGGGGAATGCGGGCATTATGCCTGAACGGTGTTCATCAGCGAGGCCATTTCGTCTTTAACCGACTGAACCTGTGGGCCAATGACCACCTGCAGGTTGTGCTGGTTCAGCTGTACCACCCCGATGGCGCGGTTGGCTTTCAGCGCGTTAACGTCGACCTTGCTCATGTCGTTGACCGACAGGCGCAGACGGGTGATGCAGTTATCAAGCGTGGTGATGTTCTCCGCTCCGCCCAGCGCGGCCAGAATAGCCGGTACGTTATAGCCGGATTTGCCGGTGGCGCCCGCAGCCGCTTTTTCAGCGCCGGAGGCGGTTTCAATATCGCGTCCCGGCGTTTTGATGTTAAAGCGGGTGATGGCGAAGCGGAAGATGGCGTAGTACGCCGCGAACCAGACCGCCGCCACGACCGGCACCAGATACCACTTGGTGGACAGGCCGTGCAGGATCCCGAAGACCACGAAGTCGATAACGTTGCCGTCGGTGTTGCCGATGGTGACGCCAAGGACCGCCATGATGGTAAAGCCAAGGCCGGTCAGCAGGGCGTGAATGAGGTACAGCACCGGGGCGACGAACAGGAACAGGAACTCCAGCGGTTCGGTCGTTCCGCCCACGACGCAGGCGATAACGCCGGAAATCAGCAGCCCTTTAATCTTGTGGCGGTTTTCCGGACGGGCGCAGTGGTACATCGCCAGCGCAGCGCCAGGCAGGCCGCCGAGGAAGGCCGGCATTTTGCCCTGCGACAGGAAGCGGGTCGCGCTTTCCGAGAAGCCGTGCGTATCCGGGCAGCTGAGCTGCGCCTGGAAGATGGTCAGCGCGCCGCTGACGCTGTGGCCGCAGACGTCCATGGTGCCGCCCGCTTCGGTAAAGCGGATCAGGGCGACCAGTATGTGATGCAGGCCGAACGGCAGCAGTAAACGTTCGCCGGTGCCGAAAATCATCGGACCAAAGTCGCCAGCGCTGTTGATAGCGTACCCCAGCGCGTTGATGCCTTTGGCGAAGAACGGCCACACCAGCGGGATTGCCAGGCCGACAAGCCCCATCACCACGGTGGTGACGATCGGCACAAAACGGGTGCCGCCGAAAAACGCCAGCGCATCCGGCAGGCGGATCGTGTGGAAGCGTTCATGCAGCATCCATACCACGATACCGGCGATAACGGCGCCGAGGATCCCGGTGTCGATCGACTGAATCCCCAGGATATTCTGGATGTTGTTGGCTTTCAGAATCGCGGCGTCGGTGGTCGGCAGAATACCTTTCGCCGTCAGCCAGAAGTTGACCGCGAGGTTCATTACCGCATAGCCGACAAAACCGGCGAAGGCGGCGACGCCCTTGTTTTCACGCGCCAGTCCCAGCGGGATGGCGATACAGAACATAACCGGCAGGAAGCTAAAGGCGAAGGAGCCGACTTTGCTCATCCAG harbors:
- a CDS encoding oxidoreductase, which translates into the protein MSDTIRVGLIGYGYASKTFHAPLISGTSGMTLAAVSSSDAAKVKADWPAVAVVSDPRHLFNDPDIDLIVIPTPNDTHYPLAKAALEAGKHVVVDKPFTVTLSQARELDSLAHGVGRLLSVFHNRRWDSDFLTIKALIAEGALGEITYFESHFDRYRPQVRNRWREQGGPGSGIWYDLGPHLLDQAVSLFGLPVSLTVDLAQLRPGAQSTDYFHAVLAYPLRRVVLHATLLAAAESARYIVHGSRASYVKYGLDPQEDRLKSGERPPLEDWGYDMRDGVVTRVEGEDRVEETWLTVPGNYPAYYAGIRDALNGHAENPVPASQAIQIMELIELGLESAKLRATQCLTR
- the add gene encoding adenosine deaminase, producing MIDTNLPLTDIHRHLDGNIRAQTILDLGRQHNIALPASSLDALLPHVQVTSSEPDLVSFLSKLDWGVKVLATLDACRRVARENIEDAARNGLHYVELRFSPGYMAMTHHLPVAGVVEAVIAGVREGCREFGVEARLIGIMSRTFGEAACTQELEALLAHRDSITALDLAGDELGFPGGLFLNHFNRARDAGWHITVHAGEAAGPESIWQAIRELGAERIGHGVKAVEDRALMDFLAEQRIGIESCLTSNIQTSTVASLAQHPLKTFLEHGVLASINTDDPAVQGIDIIHEYTVAAPAAGLSREQIRQAQINGLEIAFLTPQEKQVLIARVQQG
- a CDS encoding MalY/PatB family protein; amino-acid sequence: MFDFSTVVDRHGTWCTQWDYVADRFGAPDLLPFTISDMDFATAPCVLDALTRRLAHGVFGYSRWKNDEFLGAIRHWFSRRFNSVIDAESVVYGPSVIYMVSEMIRQWSSPGDGVVVHTPAYDAFFNAIEGNQRRVAAVPLHQTPEGWMCDMDALERVLSDAQNTVLLLCSPHNPTGKVWTRDELSTMAALCEKHGVRVISDEIHMDMVWGAHRHTPWCEVARGDWALFTSGSKSFNIPALTGAWGLIGAADARSDYLHALKGRDGLSSPSVPALVAHIAAYQQGEPWLDALRDYLQENMHYIATALNHAFPELRWQPPQSTYLAWIDLRPLNIDDRLLQKVLIEQQKVAIMPGYTYGEEGNGFVRLNAGCPRSKLERGVQGLINAIHALR
- the malX gene encoding maltose/glucose-specific PTS transporter subunit IIBC — translated: MTTKAAPKITLWEFFQQLGKTFMLPVALLSFCGIMLGIGSSLSSHDVTTLLPWLDTPLLQAIFIWMSKVGSFAFSFLPVMFCIAIPLGLARENKGVAAFAGFVGYAVMNLAVNFWLTAKGILPTTDAAILKANNIQNILGIQSIDTGILGAVIAGIVVWMLHERFHTIRLPDALAFFGGTRFVPIVTTVVMGLVGLAIPLVWPFFAKGINALGYAINSAGDFGPMIFGTGERLLLPFGLHHILVALIRFTEAGGTMDVCGHSVSGALTIFQAQLSCPDTHGFSESATRFLSQGKMPAFLGGLPGAALAMYHCARPENRHKIKGLLISGVIACVVGGTTEPLEFLFLFVAPVLYLIHALLTGLGFTIMAVLGVTIGNTDGNVIDFVVFGILHGLSTKWYLVPVVAAVWFAAYYAIFRFAITRFNIKTPGRDIETASGAEKAAAGATGKSGYNVPAILAALGGAENITTLDNCITRLRLSVNDMSKVDVNALKANRAIGVVQLNQHNLQVVIGPQVQSVKDEMASLMNTVQA